A segment of the Lycium ferocissimum isolate CSIRO_LF1 chromosome 10, AGI_CSIRO_Lferr_CH_V1, whole genome shotgun sequence genome:
TATTACAAATTTCATCTTccattttgtttcattttatggATACATGAAATAGGCAAACCAactatttaatatttatacCTAGAAAATATACATTGAAATTTAAATTATACTCCAAGTTAGATATTTGACCCagttttgggctaaaatttcCGAAGAGGGTCCCAGTGAAAGGTGATGTAGGTGGGGGATAAaataaagcaataaaagaaaaatgggataaaaacaaaaaatagaagaagCCATTTCACTTTCATTGCGGGTCACGATTATAACTCATCAGCTGTTCCACTTCATTTACTCTTCAAATTCATTTCCCACATGCCTATGTTTTAGTTGTGTTTTATGTTGATTATCATAACATTTTGAGAGATTCAAACAAATTTTAACTTATCCtgttcatttattttaaaacgTTAAAAAATTGCATCGTATGGTAGGAGATTAGTTTTACGACCCATTATAAATACTTTTGTAAGTTATATGAGCATGTAAATACTAAATAGGACATCGGTTCCAATATGATGCGAAGGATCAATATAGGATATCTTTGTATAAAcgtttttttaattacaaaatttaactggttataaaaaataatttcctctCCAATTTGACAATCATGCAGCTCATAAATTTTCATGGGACGATCAATTTTATAATTCATTACAAATGTTCCTTAGTTATATAATCAGTAAAATATAACCCGTCAGAGGCTGATATAGAGTTTGTAATATGTGGTACAGGTTGTAACTCAATATATCTGAAGCTCTATATtcatatattaaaattttatttaatatatataaaattctaAAATAAGACCCAATAACTTTAAAaggcaaaaattttaaaatatgaattCGCGTAAGTAAATCCAGGAGATCAAAATAAAACAGAAAATCTTTATGGCATCATTTTTGTAGTGTGCATTAAACCATTTCGAGAGCAATGAGTCATATGGATTTACTATTTACTATTAATTGAAAGTTGAGATTCTCCCAGATTTGTATGCTTAAatggaaccaaaaaaaaaagaaaaggaaaagcaaagagtaaaaaaaggaaaagtgagAAAAACAGTACCCTTTCCACAACCACCAGCCAATGAAAGCGTAAGGTGAAAAAGGACAAAAGAAGAAGGCGCCTAAAATAACAACCTTTGTGCAATTGCACTCATTTCATCTACACACTGTTTTGGATCCTAATGCTGAGCTTCTCCTCCTTCATACGTCTATTTGTACACCTACCTGACCTTTTGAACGCTCCACCCTACCCAAAACACACCTTTTTGACTATCTGACATTTTTACTCAAAATGACACTTTTACCCTCAAATTTGCACCCATAAATCATAACGCTAGTTCAAAGGAATTTATTTCTTTAATAATCTATGAAGAATTAATATTTAAGATTTTCATTTACTTCATTGACCGATAGTTGGGTAGATTTTCCGCACATTGACCATTGGAGTCTGACACCATCAAAATTTTCGCGCGAGTTCAGACATATCGATATTATTCCTTTTGTGAATTTCATTGAATTTAATCTACGCAAAAGGCTCAAACATAACATCGAACTGTcgaaaatgactcatttatgccattcatcaatagtttggctcatttatgtcatcgccgttaccaaaatggctcattcatgccatttttcattaacgccgattTTACAATAGAAAATACGACACTTGGCCTTCAATTAGAGGTccacgtcgtttaattaaaccagcacAAATTTATAGGTCGGGATTTAGTTTAATCTAGGATTTAATTGTGCTGATTTAATTAAATGACATAGACCTCTAATTGAAGGCCAAGTGTCGTATTTTCTATTGTAAaatcggcgttaatgaaaaatggcatgaatgagccattttggtaacaacaatggcataaatgagccaaactattgacgagtggcataaacgagccatttccgatagttcaatggcatatttgagccttttccatTTAATCTATATACAgtcagtcaaacctctctataacagtatCGTTGAGTCCAAAAAATTTTAGCTGTTATAGCGAATTGTTGTTATACGACTACAACAGCAttgatatttaaataatatttcgctattataggaaaaaaaaaaagatgcataaaatctaattttgtatttttaattgtcaaatcctatgcttaatcacactttgtataacgaaaggaaatcttttaatgatgaaaatatatattcatataatattctttctcataaatattgtattaaaatattaaatatttggTCAGAatctctacatttattattgGTACTAATAGATATTCTATTtatataaagatggttaattgttatattacaaaaaaaaatggagatagCTGTTATATGGGGGTTATTTTACGAAGAGCGTACTATTATAAAGTTGGTTAttgctgttataggtaaaatattattatagaaaagtaaaatataacatgaaatttTAATTCAGAGAAAAATTAGCTATTATAGAGAGACGTTATATACgaatgttgttatagaaaaGTCTGATTATATTTACGAATCAGAAcgtaaaggtttttttttttgtcattataGTTGACAAAGAAATGCTTTGCAAGACATTTATAGCTCGAAAAGAGATTGGGTTTAATAATTTAGTGGCACTAGTAAAATTGGTGTATGAATTTCAATTCTCGTGATATTTTTTCCTTACTTAGCAATTACTTTAATCAGTCAACTGTACTTCAATCCAGCACTAGTTAAATTCAGCATATTAATCATTTATCCATTCTTCTTTATCAAAAGATCGGTTTATTCCCAGACTCTTCTTTCTAAGTTCAACAGTAGAAAAACAAATGCAAGAAGAGAAATGGGGAAGAAAAAGAATTACTCcatccgtcccataataagtgtcatcttagctaaaaaaatttgtcctataataagtgtcaccttaagaaaccaagacataaattaactacttttttttaattctacccttagacaataaagtaacatctaaatgatgattgaaaaaaCCACATAGTAACTTGTTATTGTTGGATTCACAATGTCAAAAAATTTacttcttgtgcatgctctaatcaaaaggtaaaagtaatttatttttatcatataggggtaatttggtaaattttatattgcattattgatttcttaatatgcgtgttttttaTTAAGATGACATTTATtatgagacagagggagtagatCCTGAGGGTATATTAGTCATTACAAGAAGTTATTAGCATAATAAATCTAGGAATGATGAGTAGATTAGGAGGTGCCCCTAGAGGTTCCAAAACTTTAAAACATATTATACGCTTATATAAATAAACACAAAAGCATAGAAATGTTTTGCTTCTTCATAACGGCATGCCCTTACCCCCACCCCACACCCCCACCCTTTATATCCTTTCTACTACCCCCCAACCTCTTTAGTTCCCTTTTTCAGTGAGACATTTCAGTGAACACCTTCTCTGCATTCTTAACAGCATTTCCATAACTCTCCCTTCTTAACTAAAATGGAGAAGAAACAAGGGTTTTTCTCAGCTTTAAAAGACGAAGTTGTTCGTGGATTATCACCGGGTCGGTCTAGGGGTCGAAGCCCATCACCTTCCGGGTCGGGTCTACTCCGTCGAAGAAAAGGAACTCACGCGCCACAACCAGAAGTGTACATTTCAAGATCGGGTAGTTTAAGGCCATGTGTTGAGACATTGTCGCCATTAATGGAGGGTCCGGATCCAAACGGGTCGGAAATTGGAGACTCAAAATCTGACAGGTGGTGGATGAAAGGTCAGTTATGTCGGGCCCCATCCGTTTCAACTTCCGGGTCAGGTTCCGGGTCGGGTTTGCAAAGGTCGGATCTGAGGTTGTTACTTGGTGTCTTGGGTGCGCCGCTTGCACCGGTGCATGTTAGCAATAATGAACCTTTACCTCATCTTAGCATCAAAGACACTCCCATTGTAAGTAGTAACAAATGTTTgagtttttattttgttttgttttgtttgagaTGTGACAAAGGTGGGTTGTCAGTGTTTGTAATTTTGTTTGATTCTAAAAAAATTGTtgctttcattttattttttttgttgctataTTAAGTATGTTTTTTGGACTTCATTGAATTATTAACTGTATGAAACTGAGACTTTTGGTGTATACATTATTTTCCTGTCGTTTTGCTTTCTTTATTGCTAATTATGGTTGTTTTCTTGGCTTCTCGTTGAATGCATGATAGGGAAATTGGTTGTGCCATGTTTTTTGGCTGAGTCTATATGTGGACATAAATAAATTCTTTTAGATAGAGCAGGAAGGAAGAATTAATATTATAGTTAAAAGTTaaacacttgttacatccacattGAGGTCCAAAATCAAGAATGGCTCCGGAGGGgaatcattttcttttaaaaaaaaaaaaaaattcacttgtGTGTTTTTGTGGGCTGGAATTACTATCTGGATGCAGCCCCTTACCAGTGTTTTAGTTGGTGGACTATGAGTATCTCCATTTAAGGCAATGTAAGGATAATTGGGCATAGTGTTGTGATAGTGGTCCTTGTTTTGAGTTTTATGCTGTTGTCTTTAGTTCTCATCTCTTGGcaaattgattaattttttgTTACTATGAATTTATTTTGGAATTTAGGCGTAGTTGATTGATTGACTGTGTGGTACTATGAACTTGCAGGAGACTTCATCAGCTCAATATATATTGCAGCAGTATACTGCTGCTTCCGGAGGTCAGAAACTTCAAAACACGATGTATAATGCTTATGCAATGGGAAAGGTGAGGATGATGGCATCAGATATTGAGACGGCTACGAAGGTAATAAAGAGCAGGAATTCGTCTAAGACAGCCGAGTCTGGGGGATTTGTACTCTGGCAAATGAACCCTGATATGTGGTATGTTGAGCTTGCACTTGGTAGCAGTAAGGTTCACGCCGGTTGCAATGGTAAACTTGTGTGGAGGCATACCCCTTGGCTCGGTGCACATGCTGCAAAGGGACCAGTTCGACCATTGAGACGAGCACTTCAGgtacatttgtatatgtttttggacCACTCTAAAATAATAGccaaacatataatatacatatcctatacacataatatacatataatatatataatcatgtatatgttttgtatattttggctagcgccCGTAATTAATTTTGGCTGATGGaccaaaaatgaagaaaagccCTTCGGAATACTGCCtccttactttcttttttggtcCCTCAATTTCAATAAATGCCCCCCATCCCTAACTTACTTGTAGGGACTTGATCCAAGAACTACTGCAAACATGTTTGCTAGTGCAAAATGCACTGGAGAAAAGAAGATCAATGGTGAGGATTGtttcattcttaaactttgtgctgATCCACATACATTGAAAGCCAGGAGTGAAGGACCAGCCGAGATCATTAGGCATGTTTTATTTGGCTATTTTAGTCAAAAAACAGGGCTGCTTGTACACCTGGAAGACTCACATTTGACCCGAATCCAAACAAACGGAGGCGATGCTGTTTACTGGGAGACGACAATCAATTCATTCCTTGATGATTACAGGCCTGTTGAGGGGATCATGATTGCTCACTCTGGACGTTCAGTTGTAACCCTTTTCCGATTTGGTGAAACAGCTATGAGTCACACAAAAACCAGAATGGAAGAAGCGTGGACTATTGAGGAAGTGGCATTCAATGTTCCAGGCCTATCTGAAGAGTGTTTCATTCCTCCGGCTGAACTAAGATTTAGTTCAATTGGTGAAGCATGCGAGCTTTCTCAAGGAGAGAGGGTAAAGACTACTGTATCTGCCGCTGCTGCTGCAGCTTACCGAGCTAAGGTTGCTGCTTTGGATAAATCACGAGATCGCAGCAATGTCAATAACATTGTATTGAAGATGAATTATTAGATCTGTCTTTAATTTCTTTAAGATGTTAGGTCTTGTTGGTATAAATAGGCTGACAGAACCAGGTAAGTAGTACTTAGTAAACTAGGTGTCAGATGATTGAGGAATTTTGAGGTTTTATAGAAGTCTATCTCAATCTGTAAATATTCACAGGATATCTTCTTGTTTCAATTAAGATTCCTTCTGTGGAGTCAACTCTACATTCTGTGTTTCTGGCAAATAATGTAGGCCCTTTTCTTTCCCCCTATCCTCGATTACCTTACATGAACACTTTTAAATGTAGCAATTCATATTTAAactatttatttctattttatgAAAGTAGTTGAATAGTGTCACTCAATTGGTATTTGCTGAAATTTCAGAGGAAAGGGAAAAGGGAAGTTAGTGTTTGTCCCTTTCCCCACGCTTAGGGCCTGAAGCTCAAATTCTTTATGGTATTTTGGATAGTGATGATCGGTGTTGCTATTAAAAGTGTAggcaatttaaattttttgcagTGGGGTTGTTTGTGAACAAGGAATGATGAGTGATTATTGTTAAGGCGGCACGCTTTCTGCTGGACCTTATTTCATCTTAGCTGCAAATAATATCTAATTCCTATTTTGCCTATTGCCTCTGTCCTGTGTGAAATGTtgacaaaaaagagaaaaaaaaaaaaaaaaaaaaaaaaagcaagtcTTTCTAGAGATGATGATTGCAATACTTGAATGCAAATGGCGCCCAGTTTACATTGAAATTGGATCTCACACGTATCGCAATCACCATCATTCATTAAGGGCCTGCTGAGGCAATATTTCCTGAGATAAATATTAGgatctaaaagtttaaaaagACCGTTAGATGGCTCAACTTATGAGCAAACTGGAACTCTACATCTTTGAGAGTTTAAGTCATAACCCAACACTTCAAGCAAAGTCCGTTCCTAACTGAAAAACACAAAGCAGTATGTTTTTGTAGGCATATTGACGGTCCAACAATTGCAAGATATGACGGTGTATACCATCAGAAGTCAATAGGTGGTCCACCCCAAAGTTGCTTGCTAGACGAATACaatatatttttatcatttcgTTTTAAAAAGTTACTGAAGACAGTTGATTTTTCTCAGCTTGATTTTTGTGTGAATAATCAACTACTAGGCCTCAAAATTTAACGGAATGGTCGTGATTTAAACCAGTGGTGTAGTGTATATATGGCTGAACGCACTGCTTATTTTATGACGATGAATGTGAACTGAATATTTAGTTTATCTATATAGTTTGagacgaattttttttttttaacctgaATCTGTTGCCAAGATGATAGATTCGTCCCGACATCGGaccacttctttttctttttgacgtCAGTGGACGAACATTGCACTTGAGACGTGATGTTCTttgttccaaaaagaaaaagagataaaGGTAGAATAATACATGACTTTCCACACAACTATGCAGGCTTTAGTAAGTGTGTATAGATGCTGATAACTGTGGGCCTGTGATGAACGTAAGATAACGCTAGGCAATACAGCTTTAGACATAAGAGTGGGGTTGGACACCTGAAATTTGGGAGACGAGGACTCTGAAGACAGGTTTAAGTGGGGATTGGAACTTTGGAAAGGACTTACCGTACCGGATGTTAATAcggtaaaaaaattattctcatAGGAGATTCGGAGTTTACATTAATGAATGCATAACGCATGCTTTCATGTACATTATTATCAATAGATTACATTAATAAATATAACTTTTTCACATCAgtttatcaacaacaacaacatacccagtataatcgcAGAAGTGGGGCCTGGGACATCAGTTTATCAGTTGACCATGTTATAGTAGCATGATTTGGTATAaacatcatgtacatataaattTCTACCTTAGAAAATCTGCACTTGTGTGACAAAGTGAAGTTGCAATCTCGTCAAATAGATTTTATACGaaaagaatagaaagaaaataagacatagGGAACACATAGTACCATTTTAAAACATGGGTTTTCATtacttctcaaaaaaaaaaaaaattgacaggTAAATAATTCAATTGAATATTTAGGACCACGGAGGGAAAAAGGTCCCAAATTTAGCCCCTGGAATTGTACATATGAACTTCCAGAAGAAACTGCacttttgtccttcaaatgggttggtcttttATTTTTGCCCTTTAGCAATCGAGGCATAAGTTCTTTTGTCATGGTGGGCATAACTTATGGAGTATTATAACGCAAAAATATGAATTTACGCTCCGCGAAAAAGTTGTTCGTTGTtaaggtaaaaattaaagacgagcGCAAAAGAGGGACATATAAGACATAAGTGCCAATTTCACTTTCAGAATCTTTTCCGTGAGATGTCTTGGGCTATCTTCATCTTATTGGGCCCAAACAGAACCGGTAAAAGCCCAAATTGGCAAAGGGACCTGCTAACCATTAGAGCATGGCAAAACACAACTGTGCAATATTTAAGAGATATTTACAGAATCGTAGCATCATTAATTGATTATCATTCCATGGCAACTAATATAACAACACCGTAACTAATTCCTAAATAAAAGGAATCCAGTGGAAGAGAATCATGTATACCAACCCCAACCTTTCCTTTCCTATTTATTAGCTAAAATATTTTATCTTCCGAATTGGTTTCTCAAACATAAAAATacaactaaaaaaataaaaggataaatGTATTTTAAAGAAGTTGATGTATAATTTTATAGAGGGCATCAACCTCAAGTTTAATGATGggttacaaaaagaaaattctaatgGTGGGACTCTTACAAAAATAGCCAGGCAGATGGAAGTTGGGTAAGAATGGTTTTTATTCTCCTAAGGCTGACATACAGGGTAAACTtcctttaattatatttatatcaCACTATCCATTTTGTAACTAGCTCTGGATTCTCGTAAATGCATTAACTTCCTCTTCATTTAAAGCATCAATTTGTTCTTTCTATTTCTAATACTATCTTTATATATTTGTGCAAGTTGTTAAGTGTAAATGATCAACTAATCGTCTAGACCAGGAAACTATTAGCTTTTCTTCCGTTGTTTACGTTCCTTGTACGCCACTAATGAAAGTTCTTTATCAATATCAAACATTATTTGCCAGTTGCATTTGTACCTTTGGTTAACTGCAACAGTCAattccatttttatatttaatatttttatggTCCACATTAGTTGTAAAGATATTGCAGTCGGATATTTCTGCTTTTTGAAATATGTATTTAATCTATAACAATCTAATTAGAAAATCTTCAACATATAAGCATGTCTTACATGATTATACTGTTTAGGATGATGGAAATAATATAAAACGGAATAAAGTAGAAAATTGCATAGGTGGTGTATCGGGGATTTCTCTTTTAATTAGCTAGCTACTAGCTATTGTTACAAAAGCTCATAGGCTTACTATAGACCAAGTCCATACATCGTACCAAACCAGGAAGCCGATTTGCTTTTCTTTTGTTAAGATAATTATGTTGGAATGGATCATTGAACAACAAAATTGACCAGAATGTCCTTGTTTTTACCAAGAAGATGAAAACAATCTAATCACCAAAAACTATAATAGAAGCTTCTTTTTGGTTAAGGGACATTCAAACTTCAATCTTGTAATTGGATCATATCCTTTTCTCGATTAAGTTTTATCTAGTGAttgtgtaaaatatattttatccaTTTAGGTCATTTTAAAGTTAAAGTTAATTAAATGTCTGCATTAAGCATAAATCGATAGGATTTAAGCTATATATATTCActgataaatttttttaaaattacacTATGAGCTGTGTATTTTGACTTATAATATACTCCATTATATACCTCTTCCCCTTTTTGTAAGGTTATCAATTAATGTTTATAAAAATTACTCACAGTTATTTTTGAGTGTcctaatagtttttttttatagggTCATGTCAGTACATAGAACTTATACGATCAGATTGATAATCTGAAAAGATGATGGATATGGAGCCG
Coding sequences within it:
- the LOC132033448 gene encoding uncharacterized protein LOC132033448, whose product is MEKKQGFFSALKDEVVRGLSPGRSRGRSPSPSGSGLLRRRKGTHAPQPEVYISRSGSLRPCVETLSPLMEGPDPNGSEIGDSKSDRWWMKGQLCRAPSVSTSGSGSGSGLQRSDLRLLLGVLGAPLAPVHVSNNEPLPHLSIKDTPIETSSAQYILQQYTAASGGQKLQNTMYNAYAMGKVRMMASDIETATKVIKSRNSSKTAESGGFVLWQMNPDMWYVELALGSSKVHAGCNGKLVWRHTPWLGAHAAKGPVRPLRRALQGLDPRTTANMFASAKCTGEKKINGEDCFILKLCADPHTLKARSEGPAEIIRHVLFGYFSQKTGLLVHLEDSHLTRIQTNGGDAVYWETTINSFLDDYRPVEGIMIAHSGRSVVTLFRFGETAMSHTKTRMEEAWTIEEVAFNVPGLSEECFIPPAELRFSSIGEACELSQGERVKTTVSAAAAAAYRAKVAALDKSRDRSNVNNIVLKMNY